The Candidatus Saccharimonadales bacterium DNA segment TGTGCTATCATAAAGAAAACAGCCACAAGGGTTAGAGGGAAAGGGTATATGAGTAAGGTTGCTGCGTATCTGCAAGAGCATATTCTAGGTGAAGTAACGACAAATTCGGCAATATTAAACGCCATGAGTCATGACGGTAGTGTGCTTGAAATTACCCCTGAAATGGTAATTTACCCCAGGGTAACAAACGACATTCGTAAAGTTGCTCGTTTTGCGTGGCAGCTTGCTGAAAAGGGCCATGTTCTTCCTGTGACTACCAGGGGAAGTGGCAGCAGTACAACGGGTGCGGCGATCGGCCGGGGTATTATTCTCGTCACGCCTGCCCATATGAACCGTATCTTTGAATTTGATGCCAAACAAAAACTTGTACGGCTGCAACCTGGAACGCCAGCCAGCACCGTTAATGAGGCATTATTACTTCACGGCACAGCTATCCCCGCACTCGTCGGTTTGTCGCAGCATACAACCATCGGCGGCGTCATTGCAAATGACAGCGTAGGTTTTTTATCGGGTAGTCGGGGT contains these protein-coding regions:
- a CDS encoding FAD-binding oxidoreductase, which codes for MSKVAAYLQEHILGEVTTNSAILNAMSHDGSVLEITPEMVIYPRVTNDIRKVARFAWQLAEKGHVLPVTTRGSGSSTTGAAIGRGIILVTPAHMNRIFEFDAKQKLVRLQPGTPASTVNEALLLHGTAIPALVGLSQHTTIGGVIANDSVGFLSGSRGDIGAWVHQLEVVLANGDVLQTGRISKRELNKKKGLQTFEGEIYRSLDNLIEDSQEVINGKLLSDIRDNVGYSPITRVKRKDGSFDLTPLIVGSQGTLGIISEMIMKNEF